TGAGTAATGATTTAAATAAACATCTAGAGGATTCACGTTCTTTAGCTTATAAACACACCGTAAAAGCCGATGGTATTGAAGAGCTGCCCTTTATGAACCCGGTTAAAAAAGTTTATGGTTTAGTGTATTCCATTTCCGGCAATGCTGCCAGCGGTCTGCAATTTTACATTACAGATAGTACTAAACATTTTATTCGGGGAGCACTGTATTTTAATTCCTCACCCAACAGCGATTCAACTGCACCTGTGCTCAAGTATATTAAATCAGATGTAACTCACTTGATTGAAAGTTTTGAATGGGAATAACTATTTTATAAGGATTTAAAGCATCAAAACAAATTTTTCATTCTTTCTCACATTTTATTCAAAACAATTTTTATTTTAGAGGAGTAATATTAAACTGAAGTCAAATTCATTAAAACTACTTACCAATGATAAAAAAAATTATTCTTTATGCGCTGCTTTTAATTGTATTGACAGTTGTTGGTTTGTTGACTTATGTGAAGTTAGCATTGCCCAGTGTTGGAGATGCTCCAAAAATTAAAATTGAGGCAACTCCCGAGCGGTTAAAAAGAGGTGAATACTTAGCAAATGCAGTTTGTGTTTGCATGGACTGTCATTCGCAACGTGATTGGACTAAATTTTCAGGACCACCTGTCAATGGTACATTTGGTCAAGGAGGTGAAGTGTTCAATCAAGATTTTGGTTTTCCCGGATCGTTCATCTCAAAAAATATTACCCCTTCAGGAATTGGCGATTGGACAGATGGTGAAATCTTAAGAACAATAACTACCGGAGTTAATAAAAATGGGAAAGCGCTATTTCCTATAATGCCCTACATGCATTATGGACAAATGGACCAAGAGGACTTATATTCCATTATCGTTTACATTCGTTCCTTAAAACCAATTGAACGAGCTAATCAAGAATCCGTGCCCGACTTTCCAATGAATTTTATTATAAACACCATTCCATCAAAACAAGAAATGCAAAAACGTCCTAGCCCACAAGATCGCTTAGCTTATGGTAAATATATGTGGAATGCATCAGGATGCACTGAGTGTCATACAAAACAAGAAAAAGGGAAGCAAGTTCCGGGAATGGAAATGGCGGGTGGGTTTGAATTTAATATGGGTGCAATGGGTAAGGCCTATTCTTCGAATCTAACACCGGATGAAGAAACCGGAATAGGTGCGTGGACAGAAGAAAATTTTCTTGCACGTTTCCGAATATATAAAGACTCAGGTTATGTTATTCCAACAGTTCAAAAAGGAGCCATGCAAACTCCAATGCCTTGGAGCATGTACGCACAAATGACGGAGGACGATTTGTTAGCAATATTCGCCTATATCAAAACACTAAAACCGGTTAAAAATCGTGTTGAAAAATTTATTGCAGCCAATTAATATAAATACTACTTACACTTACCATTTTTCAGCTACAAACTTTTGATAAAATCTTCTTCTCTATTACGCCGATTTTATCCTTCATTGGTTTGGAATGTAAAAACAAACGAAAAAAAAATTTACCTCACTTTCGACGATGGCCCCATTCCTGAAATAACCGAATGGGTGCTGAATGAGCTTCGACAGTATCATGCAAAGGCAACTTTCTTTTGTATCGGAGAAAATGTTGCGAAATATCCAAGTGTGTTTAATGCAATAATTGCTGATAAGCATCTTGTAGGAAACCACACTTTTAATCATTTGAACGGATGGAAAACAAGTAATTTCGAGTACTTCAACAATGTAGAAAAGGCCAATCAGTTAATAAAAAGTAAGTATTTCAGGCCGCCCTATGGAAAGATTACCAGTTCTCAGATCAAGTATTTAAAATCAAAATATAAAATTATCATGTGGGATTTGATTAGTTATGATTTTGATGCGCAAACGAGTCCGGATACTTGTTTTAAAAATGCAACTAATAATTATGAAGCAGGCTCCATCATTGTTTTTCATGACAGTTTTAAAGCAAAGGATAACTTATACCAAACACTACCGAAAACTTTAAATTTTTATTCAAAACTAGGATATAGCTTTGAAACATTAGAAAACTGATTTTGGCCGATACGCCAATAATAGAGCTTGTTGTTAACACCACAACAAAATAAATTAAAATTGCTTCATATCTCAAAAAAATAAATACTTTTGCATCCCGTTAAAGAAATGCCCAGGTGGCGGAATTGGTAGACGCGCTGGTCTCAAACACCAGTGAGTTAACCCTCATGCCGGTTCGATCCCGGCCCTGGGTACTAAAGCAAAAAAAGCAGAGATAATTCTCTGCTTTTTTTGTTATTGCTGTTGCCAGATTACATTCCCCTTTTTATCAATGTAAGCGGTCTTGTTTTTAAAGTTCCCAAGGCGCACATAAGCTAGTCCATTCTTGAAGTCGGAAGGGAAATCATATTGCCGACTAATCACAACTCTTCCCGTTTTATCAATATACCCCCATTTCCCTGTCTTAGCATCACCTTGTCGCACACATGCAAGTCCATCAACAAAATTAAATGCAGCATCATTATCTGCCGGAAGAACCATTTTACCGGTTTTATCGATATATCCAAACTTACCCTTTTTAAAATCGCCCACTCTAACAATAGCTAAACCATCGGCAAATCTGTATGCTTTGTCATATTTTGCTTCTAACACAATTTTTCCCTTCTTATCAATGTAGCCATATTTCCCGGTTTGTTCATTACCAATGCGCACATTGGCAAGACCTTCATTAAATTCAAAACAATCATCAAAAGAGTATTCAATTGCTAATTCACCTTCCTTATTAATATATCCCCATTTCGATTTATTTAAATCACCAGACTTAACCCTGGCCATTCCTTCACTAAAATCATAAGCAGCATCATAGTTTGCAGGAATTGCAATTTTTCCTGTTTTATCGAAATAACCCAACTTATATCCCAATTGAAACCTTGCCAATCCCTCTGAAAATGGATAAGCGTAATCACATTTTGTTTCAAAAACAGTTTTACCGGATTTATCAATATATATCCATTTCCCATCACGCTTCATAGCAGCCATACCTTCTTTAAATCCATACCCATCATCAAATTGGGGTTCTATAACCATTTTACCGGAAGTATTGATAAAGCCCTTTTTACCTCCTTGTTTCACAGCCGCTAATCCTTCGCTAAACTGATCTGCAAACGTAAACTGCGGTTCAACAATAATTTTACCCGATTTATTTACATAACCGTATTTCCCGCTTTGTTGAATTGGGTATAAAACATCTTGAGCCTTCGAAAGAAAAGAAATAAGGCAAAGGGTAGAAATTGCAATACTTTTCAAAAAAGTGTTTTTCATAGCTGTTAAAATTTGAGTTGAGCAAATATGAAAAAAAAAAATGAACAATTCATTAAGAAGTTTTCTATGCAATTATATAGCGCATTTTTAACAGCTTGAATAGCAACAAACTTTCTGGTATTCGATAATCAGACTAATTTAATTCGACATTAATCTTACTTTTGTACAGAGCATGAATTAAATTAACGAATGAATCGAAATATCTATTCTTCTATCCTAGCAGCAAAGAAAAAAGGGCAAAAACAGTTTGCTTTTTTAATTGATCCTGATAAAGAGCCTTCGGTTGATGCATTGCGCATGGCCGAAGAAGCCGGGGTAGATTATTTTCTTATCGGTGGAAGCTTACTCACTAACGGTAATTTAAAGAATTGTATCGAGTTTGTTAAAAAATCAACCAAAATTCCAGTAATTTTATTTCCCGGTAATATTTATCAAATTGATGCTGCAGCGGATGCT
The sequence above is a segment of the Bacteroidota bacterium genome. Coding sequences within it:
- a CDS encoding c-type cytochrome yields the protein MIKKIILYALLLIVLTVVGLLTYVKLALPSVGDAPKIKIEATPERLKRGEYLANAVCVCMDCHSQRDWTKFSGPPVNGTFGQGGEVFNQDFGFPGSFISKNITPSGIGDWTDGEILRTITTGVNKNGKALFPIMPYMHYGQMDQEDLYSIIVYIRSLKPIERANQESVPDFPMNFIINTIPSKQEMQKRPSPQDRLAYGKYMWNASGCTECHTKQEKGKQVPGMEMAGGFEFNMGAMGKAYSSNLTPDEETGIGAWTEENFLARFRIYKDSGYVIPTVQKGAMQTPMPWSMYAQMTEDDLLAIFAYIKTLKPVKNRVEKFIAAN
- a CDS encoding polysaccharide deacetylase family protein — translated: MIKSSSLLRRFYPSLVWNVKTNEKKIYLTFDDGPIPEITEWVLNELRQYHAKATFFCIGENVAKYPSVFNAIIADKHLVGNHTFNHLNGWKTSNFEYFNNVEKANQLIKSKYFRPPYGKITSSQIKYLKSKYKIIMWDLISYDFDAQTSPDTCFKNATNNYEAGSIIVFHDSFKAKDNLYQTLPKTLNFYSKLGYSFETLEN
- a CDS encoding WG repeat-containing protein, translating into MKNTFLKSIAISTLCLISFLSKAQDVLYPIQQSGKYGYVNKSGKIIVEPQFTFADQFSEGLAAVKQGGKKGFINTSGKMVIEPQFDDGYGFKEGMAAMKRDGKWIYIDKSGKTVFETKCDYAYPFSEGLARFQLGYKLGYFDKTGKIAIPANYDAAYDFSEGMARVKSGDLNKSKWGYINKEGELAIEYSFDDCFEFNEGLANVRIGNEQTGKYGYIDKKGKIVLEAKYDKAYRFADGLAIVRVGDFKKGKFGYIDKTGKMVLPADNDAAFNFVDGLACVRQGDAKTGKWGYIDKTGRVVISRQYDFPSDFKNGLAYVRLGNFKNKTAYIDKKGNVIWQQQ